A window of the Henckelia pumila isolate YLH828 chromosome 3, ASM3356847v2, whole genome shotgun sequence genome harbors these coding sequences:
- the LOC140887453 gene encoding uncharacterized protein isoform X1: MAKFNEVQKRHRSAVALWKRKVQSVVECCFSPSLLVVYALGFPLQRLKSLEIIREIDIKGPYLGLITFYSLEEDAFFSTGFLEPDSQHPFLICLVNAAASTQKMLDLFNIEGLIHFWISGNLSSSLNIGDVVIPNRFVKASLWNWLKQDAEVPKNDFAKLEDKGILEDWSLQMIKLFFLTQGKGINSDCSR; this comes from the exons ATGGCCAAGTTCAACGAAGTGCAGAAGCGTCACCGCTCTGCCGTCGCTTTGTGGAAGAGGAAGGTACAGTCAGTAGTAGAATGTTGTTTTTCACCCTCTTTGCTCGTAGTTTATGCGTTGGGCTTTCCACTACAGAGGCTGAAATCTTTAGAAATAATAAGAGAAATCGACATCAAAGGCCCTTATCTTGGCCTTATCACATTTTATTCTCTTGAAGAAGATGCATTCTTTTCCACTGGTTTTCTAGAGCCCGATTCTCAGCACCCCTTCTTGATTTGTCTG gTGAATGCTGCCGCATCTACACAAAAGATGCTGGATCTCTTCAACATTGAGGGACTGATCCACTTTTGGATTTCTGGGAATCTAAGCTCTTCCCTAAACATTGGAGATGTCGTGATTCCGAACCGTTTCGTGAAAGCTAGTTTGTGGAATTGGCTG AAACAGGATGCCGAAGTCCCCAAAAATGATTTTGCAAAGCTGGAAGACAAAGGGATTTTGGAGGACTGGAGCTTGCAGATGATCAAACTATTCTTCTTGACCCAGGGAAAAGGCATTAACTCAGATTGTTCAAGATGA
- the LOC140887453 gene encoding uncharacterized protein isoform X2 gives MAKFNEVQKRHRSAVALWKRKVQSVVECCFSPSLLVVYALGFPLQRLKSLEIIREIDIKGPYLGLITFYSLEEDAFFSTGFLEPDSQHPFLICLVNAAASTQKMLDLFNIEGLIHFWISGNLSSSLNIGDVVIPNRFVKASLWNWLDAEVPKNDFAKLEDKGILEDWSLQMIKLFFLTQGKGINSDCSR, from the exons ATGGCCAAGTTCAACGAAGTGCAGAAGCGTCACCGCTCTGCCGTCGCTTTGTGGAAGAGGAAGGTACAGTCAGTAGTAGAATGTTGTTTTTCACCCTCTTTGCTCGTAGTTTATGCGTTGGGCTTTCCACTACAGAGGCTGAAATCTTTAGAAATAATAAGAGAAATCGACATCAAAGGCCCTTATCTTGGCCTTATCACATTTTATTCTCTTGAAGAAGATGCATTCTTTTCCACTGGTTTTCTAGAGCCCGATTCTCAGCACCCCTTCTTGATTTGTCTG gTGAATGCTGCCGCATCTACACAAAAGATGCTGGATCTCTTCAACATTGAGGGACTGATCCACTTTTGGATTTCTGGGAATCTAAGCTCTTCCCTAAACATTGGAGATGTCGTGATTCCGAACCGTTTCGTGAAAGCTAGTTTGTGGAATTGGCTG GATGCCGAAGTCCCCAAAAATGATTTTGCAAAGCTGGAAGACAAAGGGATTTTGGAGGACTGGAGCTTGCAGATGATCAAACTATTCTTCTTGACCCAGGGAAAAGGCATTAACTCAGATTGTTCAAGATGA
- the LOC140887453 gene encoding bark storage protein A-like isoform X3 — protein sequence MAKFNEVQKRHRSAVALWKRKVNAAASTQKMLDLFNIEGLIHFWISGNLSSSLNIGDVVIPNRFVKASLWNWLKQDAEVPKNDFAKLEDKGILEDWSLQMIKLFFLTQGKGINSDCSR from the exons ATGGCCAAGTTCAACGAAGTGCAGAAGCGTCACCGCTCTGCCGTCGCTTTGTGGAAGAGGAAG gTGAATGCTGCCGCATCTACACAAAAGATGCTGGATCTCTTCAACATTGAGGGACTGATCCACTTTTGGATTTCTGGGAATCTAAGCTCTTCCCTAAACATTGGAGATGTCGTGATTCCGAACCGTTTCGTGAAAGCTAGTTTGTGGAATTGGCTG AAACAGGATGCCGAAGTCCCCAAAAATGATTTTGCAAAGCTGGAAGACAAAGGGATTTTGGAGGACTGGAGCTTGCAGATGATCAAACTATTCTTCTTGACCCAGGGAAAAGGCATTAACTCAGATTGTTCAAGATGA